Part of the bacterium genome is shown below.
GACGTTCAGACCCGTCGGCCCTTGATTGCGGTCGCCATTTGCATATTCAAAGTCCCGTGTGTCGTTCCCGAACATATTGCAATACGACACATCCGCGGTCCCGCTATTGCGGAAGTAGAACGCCGTTCCATTGTGCGTAATCTGCGACGAGTTTACGGCCGCCCGCGAGTCACCCACATAAAAAGCTGCTCCGTACGGTGCGTCGTTCTGCACGAGCGTGCACCGCTCAAATCGGCTCGAATCATTCGTCAAGATCGCCGCACCGCCGCCCACCCCCGCTTGATTACCGTGCAGAACTACCCGGTTGAACTCCAGTCCACCTCGCTCGATGAAAATCGCGCCGCCATTCACACTGCCGAAATTGCTGCGCATCTCGATTTCCCCCAGCGCACCCGAGCTCGATTGCGCGAAGATCGCCCCGCCTGACTGAGCACTGTTGTAACTCAGGTTCCCCAAGGCGGCCGTCACCGTCGAATTCAACACCAACAGCGCGCCGCCCTCTTCCACCGCTGTGTTCTCCTGCATGCGGCAGTCCGCGATCGTAATCTGCGAATTGCGGGCGTGTACTGCGCCACCCGCCGTGGCGCTATTGCCGACAGCATATATTCCCAGCAACGTCAGCGTCCCGCCTTCTACCGACAACGCACCGCCTAAATTGGCGCTGCAATTGATTAGCGAACACTCGCGCAGCGTCAATTGCTGGCCGGGCTCAACCCGCGCCGCACCGCCAACGCTCGCCGAACAATCAAAGAACTCACAATTATTTAACGTCGGAGCGCCGGCCGCCACGCGCAAGGCGCCGCCCGTGCCGCCCGCCGAACAGCGCTCAAACCTACAGCTATTCAATTCCGGCGCGCAACCCCCAAAGAAACCCGCCGCGCCGCCGCTCGTGTCCGTGCCCAACACCGCCGCATTCAAGATCATCGCATGATTCACGCGCGACGCCGAAGCTGCCGGTCCGTAAAACCGCACGCCGCGCCAATGCAGCCGGTCTTCTTCATCCTCTGAATGCAGCGTCACCGGCTGCAATGGGTTTCCGGCAACGAACAGCTCACCGTAGACGAGAATGCCGTAAGGCCCCATGAACCGCAATTCAGTCCCGGCGCTGATCTCCCACCGTGAACCGAACGGCACGATCAAATTCCCAAAAACCCGATAGCTTCCCGATGCCAGCACTCCCGATTGTGAGCCCCATAAGCCGCTGCCCTGCCCGTTCTGCATCGCCTCGACGCAGCCCATGTCCGGCAACGAACCGCTCGGCTCCGGCCGCGAAGAGCCCGGAAGATCGCTCACCGCCGCAGTCAATGCTCCCGCATTGACCGCCGGGCTTGCACCCCCATCCGTCCGTAGCGCATACGGCTCCGCACCTGTCCCCACGAATCCCGGTTCGCCGAATACATTGCCATAGCCGTCGCACGTTTGACCGTTAGCATTAGTAGATGTCAACTGCCCAAATCCGTCCGCAATCACCCCGGCATACTCCGGTATGCCCGGCTGATAGAACAGCGAGTTGCGCAATATCCACGGCAGCGGCGTTGCCACCAAACCCGATCCCGTCGGCGCGCCGCCGTTACCAGTTTCAAAATCAGCATTCGCGACAATCGAATTCAGCAGAGTCCCCTGCGAATTCTCCGCATACAGGACATGCCCGGCCCCGGCATAGTTGTCCACGATTGTGCAATGCTCCACCAGCGGCGTGGCATCTCCCACATACAGCGCTCCGCCGCGCGAACGCGACTGATTGTCCGTGATCAGGCAATTGAGTATGTGCGGCAGTCCCTCAAACAAATACAGGCCCCCACCCAAACTGTCCGCCAAATTGCGCTCTACGCGGCACCGCTCCACGTCCGGCGATGACAACCGCAGCGAAATGCCGCCGCCAAACAGCTCCGCATGGTTATCGCTGATCCGGCAATTGCTCATATCAACGTCGCATGAATACGCGCTGATGCCGCCGCCCAGCGAATCGGTGGTATTTCCGGCAATGGTACAGTCCACGAAGCGTGGATTACTCTCGATCGCGCCGACCCCGCCGCCGCTGCCTGCCGACTGGTTGTTCTCGATCAAGCAGCGGGTGAACACAGGCTCGCATTGTAATCTGCAGAACACTCCGCCGCCCGATCCGCCTGTCGAATTTCCCCGAATGACACAGTCTGTCAACGTCGCCCGCGAGAACCGGCTGATTTTGACGCCGCCGCCGCGATCCGCCGCAAAGTTGTTCTCAAACAGACAGCGCGTGAATGTCGCGTTGGAACCATTGCGGTAGCAGTGGATACCCCCGCCGTCGTCCGCCGACCGATTGCCCACGAATTGACAGTCTGTAAACCGCGGCGCAGCTTCCCAGCAATACGCGCCGCCGCCATCACGAAGCAGCGTGACATTATGGGCGATGCGGCAAGAGTCCAATGTAACCGCCGCTAAACTGTCATAAAAATAAAGTCCGCCGCCTTGCGAGGCGATCGAGGTGTTCCCTTCAAAAACACAACGGCGGAAGCTGGCCTGGCCTGAGGCCATCACTGCTCCGCCGCTGTTGAAACACGAGTTGTCGCGAAACTCGCAATCAATATAAGTCGGTGCGCCGCCCCGCGAGTGAATTGCGCCCGCTTCCTTACCCGATGTATTCCGCTCAAATTCGCAGCGCTCAAACCGCGATAGCGTCGAACCGTTTACAAACGCCGCGCCGCCATCTTTATCCGCCTGATTGCGAAAAAAACGACAGTCCGTGCAAATAGCACCCGTACCGCCCGTAACGAATAGCGCGCCGCCGTTCAGCGTCGCCCGGTTGTTCTCAAAAAGGCAATGTTCAAACGTCACGACCGAGGCGCTGCCCAGAAACACGCCGCCGCCCGTGCTGTCGCTCGAACTTGTCAACCGTGCCACGCCATCTTCGATCCGACAATAGCGAAATTGCGTGCTGTCAGCACCAATGAGCCGCAGACCCTTCCAGCCAGCTACGTTACCGCGCTCAGCGCGAAACACGATTGAGTCCGTCTCCGTACCCAAGGCGAGCAGATGCCCGTTCACCGTAAATTTATGGTGCCCCGAAAATTCCACAATAACGCCGGCCTCGACGACCAGGCTGCTACCATTGGGCACGGTGATACTACCCGTCTGGATCACATACGGACTGCCCGCCTGCGTCCACGTGCCGGACACGTTGCCCGGCACCACGAGCGTTCGCCCGTAGCCCGGGATGGCCAGCGCCAACCACAAAACCGCGATTCCTCGGAGTCCCAACGCGCAAAAAATTCGCAAACTTCGTCCTCATCCGTACTTAGTCACGTAAACAGGCCCGCAAACGCGGGCGGAATCGCGGCTTGTCATCGTTGCCACATCTATAGGAAATATACTTGCCCGACACCGCATGAGTCAAGGAGTTTCAACCAAATTGTGAACTTTGAGTCAGTTTCAGACCCATCGCTCCAATATCGTTGCCGTCTGTGAAACTCGACAACTTCGAAACCTCTAATCTTAATATAAACAACTCGCAACCGTCAACAGACGAAAGCCGCTCGGGCCGGCCTGCCCGATGCCTCTTGCCCAATCTCTTGCACGGCAACTCGCCCCCACAAAAAAACCGGCCAAGGGCCGGTTGATCCACGCGAACTCCGTGACGCAAGCCTCGCCCGACTGGCTGCTACCCTCCGCGCAGCACCGTCCGCAAATGCGCTTGCAGGACAATCCCCAGAACCACATAGCTGGCCGTCAAAATCCACGGCGCCGCAATCAGCCCCAGCATGGACACCAGCACGATATTCGCAATCACATTCAGGACCACGATCAGCACGATCCACGGAATAGCATATCGCGGTTGGCCCAGACCTACCAGAATGTTCGCCCCCGTGCTGAATAACGGTTCCAACAGCGCCGCCGGCAACAAGAACAGCACGAACGGAATCGCATCCGCGTACTTCTGCCCCAAAAGCATCGGGATCACCGGATCAGCATAGAGCCACAGGGCCACCGTCGCCGGTACGCCGACCGCCCACACGCCCATCAGGGCAACCTTGAGTTTCCCAGCCAGTTTCGGTAGATTGCCCTCCGCCGCCAACCGCGCCGCCATCGGATACAACAGGAAATTCATCGCCTGCGACATCAACGCGAACAGGCGCAGAAATGTCTTTGCCGCAATGTAGGGAGCCAACAACGCCGGATTAAGCACCGCGCCGAGAATCAGCAGATCTCCCTGCTGAAAGTAGATATCCCCGATCGCCAGCATGCCCGTCCACTTGCCGTAGCTTGTAGCCTGCCGATAGTCGCTGACGATGAACGTCGGTTTGAGAACAACCGGATAGCAAATGATGCCCGCCAGCGACGACAGCACGATCGCCCCCGTGTTCACCATCAGCGCCGTCTCAGCGTCATTCAGCAATCCCCGTTGGGCCAGCACGATGAAGCCCAGCAGACTTCCCATGAAGTAGCAGGCTTCGATGACAAACACCCGCCGCAGCTTGGACTCGGCCTGGCCCAACGCCATCGCCAAGTCGCGCGGCACCAGAATCAAGAGCGAAAAACAGGTCAACGCCGTTTCCATCGGTGACAAGCCCAAGGCCGGCAGGATCACCACACCCGCCGCGATGCCGAGTAAGGTCGTCAACAACGAGAGCCCGACGATTGCTCCCAGCACCGCCTGACCGGCACCTGACGCCCAACGCTGCACCAGCGTCAACGCCCATAGGCCGCGAGTGCACATGGCCGCCACATTCAAAAAGGCCCAGGCCACTCCATACGACCCGTATTCCTCCACCGGCAGCGCCCGCAGCAATACAAAGATGACCCCCAACCCATAGATGGCCGGGAGCCCCTTGATCGCCAAGGCCCATCCGGCGCGCACTAACGCCCCCGGGCCGCCTGCCTGGTGCACGAACCTCTTCACGTCCCTCGGATTTCCTCTGAAAAAGCCCAATTTAGCAACATTCCGCCGAACTTGATAGTCCGCCGGGAATCATTTCGGCGGCTTTGTGCGTTAATATGGGGTAACACTAACCGGATTATTCTCTTGTTCCTCCGCTTACTCTTCTGTCTTGCTCTTCTGGCCACGCAAGCCCTCGCGCAACGTCCCAACTTCTCCATCACCGGCACCGTCACCGATTCCCTGACTCGGGAACCCCTCGAGTATGCCACCGTCATGCTCCACCGCGCCGCCGATTCTACCCAAGTCACCGGAATCGCCTCCGACCGCCATGGTGGCTTCCAGCTCGATAGCCTGCGCCCCGGCGACTACTTCGCACGGGTCAGCTTCTTAGGCTACGATCTCAAACCCATCACCGGCATCAAACTTTCGCGCGAACGTCAGCATGTGGACCTGGGCAATATCGCTCTCGCGCCGACAGGTCTGGTCGCTGACGAAGTCAACATCACCGGCGAACGACTGTCCGTCGAATACCACGTCGAAAAGAAAGTCATCAACGTCGCCAAACAAAACATTGCTCCGACCGGGACGGCAGCCGATATCCTGGCCCAAGCTCCGTCGGTCTCGGTGGATATCGAAGGCAACGTCAAACTGCGCGGCAGTTCCAACTTCACCGTGATGATTGACGGTCGCCCGTCAATTCTCGAAGCCAATGATGCGCTCCAGCAGATCCCGTCCGGAACGATTGACAAGATCGAGATCATTACCAATCCCTCCGCCCGCTTCAGCGCCGAAGGCACGGCTGGGATCATCAATATCATCCCGCTCAACCGCTCCGCCATGACCTCCGGTTTGATCAATGCGCGGACCACTATTGATGAGCGGCGCGGCCTCGACTTCACCTTCACGCGTCCCGTCGGAAAAGTCGGTCTGACCGTCGGCGGTAACGTCGGCATTGGCCGCGATCCCGGCGAGTCGCGTTCCGAAACCCGCACGACTTTCGAGGGCACGACGGCAACCGTGAACACCAACGGCTCATCCACGGGCAAGCGCGACAACATGGGTCTCCGCGCCGAAGTGGACGCGCCGCTCAGCCGCCGCGCCGGTCTGGTCGTCGGCGCGCGCTTCGGCACGCATAACTTCGGACGCGACGCCGCTCTGGAGCACACCGAGTTTAGTTCCGTGGACCCCACTGCCCTGAATTCCACCACCAAGAGCGGCTTCGACCGCAAGATGCAGCACATGCACGGATTCGCCGCTTTCAAACAACGCTTCCCGCAGGAAGGACGGCAGTGGTCCGCCGAAGTCAACATCGGCCATCGCGGTGGGGAAGAGGAGAATCGAACCGAACAGTTTGACTCCGCCGATCGTCTCATCAACGGCGTCATCGCCCAAGAAGATGATCCGGGCGGACGCATCGAGGTCAAAACCGATTACGTCCATCCCTTCAGTCAGCAGCGCAAGATAGAAACCGGTCTCTCATCACAATACAGCGCCGCCAAAGACGATAATCGCTCACTCGAGTTCGACACGACCACCGTCAGCTACACAAGCAGCGGGCAATACGACACGGACACAGACTTCCGCCGCAGCCTGCACGCGGGCTACGGGATGTACGCCGACAAACTTTCGTCTATCGAGTACCAGATTGGTCTGCGCACCGAATATCTTAGCCGCTCGATTGACGAAAATAACTCGCATCAGACGTTCGCGATTGACCGACTCGATCTCTTTCCGTCCCTGCACACGGCCATGTCCCTCGGCGGAGCCAAACAGTTGACGGGCGGCTACACCCGCCGCGTCGAGCATTCCCGCCCGTGGTACCTTGAACCGTTCCTGACCTGGGATAACGCCTACAGCGTGCGTCAGGGAAACCCTGATCTCTTACCCGAGTTCACCGACTCCTATGAGTTCGGCTACCAGACGGAACTGTTTGGTCAATTCACCTCCGCTGAAGCGTTCTACCGGGTCAAACACCATCACGTCGAGCAGCTCCGCACCGTGTACTCCGAAAATGTCACGCTCACTACGCCCGAAAACGTCGGACGGCAATTCTCCCTCGGTACGGAACTGCGCACCGATGTCACCGTGCGCAAAGGCTGGTCGCTGAATCTCTCCGGCAACCTCTATGAACAGCGCCTGAAAGGCAGTGCCGCCGGCCGCAGCTTTGATGAAAGCAGTCTCACTTGGGATGCCAAACTTAACAACATCACGGCGCTCGCCAAATCCACGCGCATTCAGCTCGATCTGAATTTGAATGGACCGACCGTAACGTCCCAAGGTGATACCGAGCCCTTCGTCACGGCCAACGCCGCGATCAGGCAGGAATTCTGGAATCGCTCGCTCAACATCGCCCTGCAAGTGCGCGACATCTTCGCCTCCGCCAAACGCGAGTCCACGTCCATGTCCCCCGGCTACTACAACTACGAATATCTCAAACAGGACGCGCCCGTCGTCACCCTGAGCGTAAGCTACGTTTTCAACAACTTCAAGAAGCAAAACGGCCGCAACGAAGACGGCGGCGACGACTTCTAAACTCGCACGCCCTGTACTCGAGCAAAAAATAAACGGGTTAGCTTCAACAGCTAACCCGTTTCGCATTTCTCGAAAGAATGCGTATCACACGATGTGAATCCCCGCATCGGTCAGCAGGCTCATCGCCCATTCCGATTGCGCTTCGTCTGTCAACAGGATCTTTACGGTCACATTGCCGTCGTTGGTCATGCGCTCCACGCCTTCAATTCCGACGCGTGCTTCCGCCAAGACGCGCGCCGCACTGGCGAAAACCTGCACATTGTTTCCGCAATCCAGCCACAGCTCGCGGCCGTGCGACTTGCGGTCTTCCACCGGTGCCGGAGCAACGGGTTCCTCGACAGCATAAGACTCGTCCGGCGACCAGGTCGGTTCATAGACCATTTCGTCTTGTTCCGCAACCAACACCTCCACTGCTTCCTCATGCAGGGCAACCGGCGCACTCACCGGCGGCTCGTAGGCAGGCAGCGGCTCGGGCATCGGCACCGGCGCGGGCTTGATGATCTCCGCCACCGGCTCGGGCGCCTGCACTTCGGCGGCGGGCGCCTGCGCTGTCATCGCCAGCGGCTTGGTCTCCTGCAAACAACTGCGCGTGCGAGCGAGCAGTTCGCGGACCATGTCGAGATTCGGCGTGGTCTCGCTCTCGCCAATATTCTGCTCCAACTGCTCCAACGTCTGCCACACATTGTTCAGCATTCCAAGCACGCGTTCAACCGACGGCTTGCCCGTGACGGCTTCCGCGGTCGGTGCGCTGGCGATCTCCGGCATCGTCCGCAGCTCGCCTACCTGCCGCATGAGCTGCGACATACTGTTGCCGAGCTTGTCCGTTTCAATCTCTTGCCGCAGCATCTGCAAGTAGCCCTGGTAGGCGTCCAGCGCGCTTAACACATCCGTCTTGCACACCGTCACTTCTTCAACCCACTCCGCCTGCTCACGGCGTGACATGCCGCCCAAGTATTCGAGCATCGCCGTGCTCAACAAAGCGGCCCGCGCGTCCAGCACGTCCGAACTTTCACACCAGAATCGCACCACCGGCAACATTGCCAATCGCGGCATGTACGCCACGTCCGCCAACCGCCGGTCATGCTGCTGCGGGCTGTACGCCGACACCTCCGCGCCCAGTGAGCGCAGGACCTCATGCAGCAGCGAGAACGGCTGCAAGTCCTCAATACTCGACGGCGTTAATCCCACCAGACGCTGACCGTACAGATCTTCAACGCACGTACTGGCAGGCTTATATTGATCCAGCAATCCGGTGAAGCCGATGCTCACGTAATGTACGTCGTCGCGATTGAATTCGCGAATCAGACGCAGCGCTTCCGATACCGGACGACCAAACTCGCAGATCGTCGTACCCTGTTCGCAGCCGCTGATCGTCTCACGCAGATTCCATATCTGTGAAGCATTGTGCCGCGCGATCAACACAAGATCGGCGCGCCGCAAGCCTTCAAACAGGTTATCCGTCATCGTGTTGACGGTCGCGATGCCCTGCAGTTCCGGATACTTCATCTCCGAACTGACAATCGCGATCTCGCATTGCGGGAAGCGCTTCTGCATTCCCATGGCCAGCCGTGCGCTCCACCCGTCCGGGGCGACCAAGCAGACTCGTTTGAATCCTGACATGTATAGCGTCCTTCCGCTAAGGCGTACATAGATTTCTTAACCGCTTCGCAAATTGCAAAGCCTGTACCGCCGCCAAAGCGCTCGCCCATTTCGTCTAAACCCCCGTATTTCGGCTCCGTTTGGACGGAATCGGCACCCCGAAAGAGTGGGGCAGGGCACTTTCTTCCGTCCGCCCGCGCCAACTTTGGCCCCGCCTGCCTCATGAACTTATCCAAAATAAAACGGGCTAGCCGCGCTGGCTAACCCGTTTCCTTGCCCCAATTCCATCCCGTTACGCCGTTGCACCCGCCTGTTTGTGGCCGCCGGCCATCCACTTCCGTGTTAACAGCAAGCCTAACGGTGACGCCAGCGCGATCAGTCCGTAAACCGTCCACAGCATCCCGCTATTCTGTGCGCCGTGCTCGGGTATGAACGCCTCAAGCATTAGGCCGGAATAGAATCCGGTGGTGAACTTCGCCAGAAACCACGGAATCCCCGCCAATCCCATATAGGCCCCCACGCGACCAGCCGGCGCCAACTCCGCCACGTACTCGAAAAAGCGGCTCGACCAGATCGCCTCACCCATCGAGAACACGAGAATATACAAAATCAACAGCGTCACATCCGGCGCGGGCGAGAGAATGAATGTTGAAGCCGCCGAGATCACCGTCCCGACCACCATCATCGAGATAATATTCACCTTGCGCGTCAGCGCCGCCACCAGCGGCACGGCAATCGTGATAATCAACGGATTGAGCGCCTGAAACCACTCGTAGCGCGAGCCCACGGACTCCGGGAAACAGCGCATGATATAGTGCGGCATCGTCAGCCATTGGTGCGCGAACATCGTCCGCACCGGCAGCAGCACAAAGATGAACGCCATGAACCGCGCGTCGAGAATCGGCAGCGCTTTGATCTTCTGCCCGAGCGATACCTGTTCCGCCGGAACAGGAGCCACCTCAACGACCCGATCGCGATCCTCGACCTTCTTCGTGAACAACAGCAGGATGGCCAGCAGCACAACGCCATTGACCGCCGCCATTGTCCAAAACACCGCCTCGATGCCGCCGTGTTCGCGAATGTAGGGCGACATGAAGCTCTCGATCATGATCCCGAAATTCATGATCGCGTAGACCAAACTGTAGCTGATTGCCGAGGTGCGCGGATCCGAAAACTCCTTCGCGCCCGCATACAGCGTCGGCTGCAGGACGCCTGTGCCCAGGGCCATCAGCGCCAAACTCGACCACAGCAAAACACCCGTCGCGTCAAACAGCGGACTCGACGTCAGAAAAACGCGCCCGATCAGCAGCAGCAAGAGCGACACCATCAGCGCCTTGCGCACGCCGAGCCGGTCCGACAAAAAACCGCCGAAAAACATGAACAGCGTCACCGCGCCCGTAAAAAACGAAACTGCGATGCCTGTGTAATGATCGGTCAGACCGAGCTGATCATGAATGAACAGCGTCAGTAGATTGAGAATGCCAAAATAGGCGATGCCGTCGCCGAAATTGACCAGATTGACCAGCCAGTAGGCGCGCGAAGCCCCGAACATGATCCGGGCGCTCTCGCGCAGCGTGAGATTTTGATCGGCGGAGTGGGAGGGTGAGGTCACGGGTGATAACGTGCGGTTGGAGTGAGGTACGTCATATCAAAGTGCATAACACGTTCAAGTTACGCTAACATTTCGAAATCGTCAAGCGCCGGTCTCCTTGCCCCTTGACGGGCGGTATTTCGTTCGGGTCTGGGCGGCAAACTTAGCCGCTGTCCAATCCGCCGCGGCCGGTACCTCGGCGGACCCACCTGCGCGCAGGCGGTAATCCAGTCAGCCTTTTCAGAGTTCCTGACCTCCTAATCGCAAACTTGCGCATCCGGTGCGCCGCCGCCGATCCCGACGTTGCCAAACCAATACATGACCAAGAGCTTGGCATAAGGATTGTTTACTTGGCCAAAACGGTCGGAAATGAGCAGATTCCTGTCACAAGTTCTTCAATTGATTGTGCTCGCCCATCGCTCCGATCCGTCACGCGAGCCGCACCATGTCCGGGGGGGACCGGTAGCGCAATCTCGTAATCAAATTGCAACAACATAGAGTGTGAGTCCGGGTATGAATCCGCTAATCCTTGGTTTCCCCGCCCGCCCGCTGCGAATTCAGCACAATGGCCCCCGCACGGCCGTCCTGCCACTCGCCAGCCTCATCTTCATTTTGATGTGCTCGCCGCTGCTCGCCGACACCACGCAGGTTGATCCTGTTGACCTGTCGGCCCTGTCGTTGGAAGAGCTGATGAACATCGAGATTACCTCCGTTTCCAAAAAAGCCGAACCCATATCGAGTGCCGCCGCCGCCGTATTCGTGCTCACCGCCGACGACATCCAGCGCTCCGGTTTCAACAGCATTCCCGAATTGCTGCGACTCGTCCCTGGACTTCAGGTCGCTAAAATTGACCTCAGCGACTGGGCCATCTCGGCCCGCGGCTACGCCGGACAGTTTGCCAGCAAGCTATTGGTCATGGTGGACGGTCGCAGCGTCTATTCACCCTGCTTTTCCGGTGTCTTCTGGGATCAGCTTAGCATGCCGCTCGAAGACATCGCGCGCATCGAGGTCATCCGAGGCCCCGGTGCCACCATGGGAGCCAATGCCGTAAACGGTGTCATCAACATCATTACCAAGGACGCCCGGCAAACGCAGGGAGGCGTCGTCAACGCCGCTGCCGGCAATAACGAAAAAATCTCCGGTAGCGCCCGCTACGGAGGTAAGCTCAGCGACCGCACATTCTACCGAGCATACCTCAGCGGCTTTGATCGCTCGCAGGACGGTGAAGCCACTCTTACGGGCCGCGATGACTATTGGAACGACCTGCGCATCGGCCTTCGCTTGGACCATGACTTCTCGCCCCGCACCCAATTGTTGCTCGAGGGCAACTGGTACGACCTGAATACCCGGCACGAAGTCAACGCGCCCGAACTCACCGCACCGTACTACTCCTACCCCGAAATGGACGCGTACTACCGCGGAGTGTATTCCATTGCCCGCCTGAAACGGCAACTCAGTCCAACTTCCGACGCCACGCTGCAAGCCTATATGGACGTAACCGACGGCAAAACGCTCTTCTATACCGAAGAGCGCAGCACGATAGACGTTGAGTTCAAGCACAGCCTGCAACCGTTGCCGCGCAACACCTTCGTATGGGGACTTGGGTATCGTAATAGCCAGGACTTTCTGCCCGGCCTCACGGACCCCGAGCGTTTCACGCTCGAACTCTTCAATGCCTTTGGACAGAATGAATGGAATGTCATTCCGGGCCGACTTCGCCTGATCGCAGGCTCCAAGTTCGAGCACAACACCTATACGAAGTGGGAAATACAGCCCAGCGTGCGTACTGTTTGGAGCCCCCACACAAACCACACGATCTGGGCCTCAGCTTCCCGCGCCGTCCGAACTCCGTCCCGCGGTGAACGTTCGGCCTCGATCGGACTGGTCACCATTCCACCCATGTCCGCGCTGAACCCGTCGCCGCTCCCCATTCTGAGCGCCGTAACGGGCAGCGATGATTTTACGTCCGAAAAATTGAACGCCTATGAAATTGGCTGGCGCTCACACCTGAACAGGATCACCAACGCTTCGGTAGACGTTTTCTACAACGACTACGCCGACTTCCGCTCAGCCACCTATGGCGCACCCATCCCGATGCTGACCGAACCGGTGCCGTACATGCTGCTGCCCGTCGTCCTGAACAATGCCAGTGAAAACAGCAGCTATGGTTGTGAAACTGCGGCGGAATTCCGACTCGACAGATTTTGGCGGCTCATCGCGTCCTACAGCTACCTGCATCAGCAGGAAGGCGCAAGTCAACAGCAGACTGCCCTCGGCACCGAATTCATCTACCCCAAGCATCAGGCCGTGCTGCGAAACTCCTTTGACATCGGTCGTCACGTGCGGCTCGACGCCGACGCACGATATGTCAGCAAGCTCACAAACTCCGAAATCGGCGAATATTACACCGCCGACGTTCGCATCGGATATCTACCCGTCGAGTCCGTCGAGGTCTTCCTCGTTGGCCAGAATCTGTTCGAAGAATACCATCAGGAGTTTGGGACGCCGATCGCCTTTCAGTCGCTGCCCGCGCAGATTGAGCGCACCGTCTACATCGGAACACGCTGGAACTTCTAAACCCTTCAGACGGAATCTCGTTTCGAATCTAACGTGACGACTGCAATCTCACATAGCCGCGCGCACACGACCTTGCGGCTAACAATGCCCATAACGGCGCTCTGGCTGGCGCTGCTCTGGCTCGCGCCCGCGCGCGCCGCCGACGACGGACCGACCGAGTACCAGATCAAAGCCGCGTTCCTGTTCAACTTCGCCAACTTCACGACCTGGCCGGATAGCACGTTTTACGACGGCACAGCGCCGTTCGTGATCGCCATTCTCGGTGACGACCCGTTTAACGGCGCGCTCGATCCGGTCCAAGGAAAAGTCATCACCAGCGGACGCACCATCCGCATCGAACGGGCCCAAACGCTCGCCGATCTCACCCGCTATCACATGCTGTTCGTATGCGAATCTGAACGCAACTCGCTTTCTGAAATCATCGCCG
Proteins encoded:
- a CDS encoding prephenate dehydrogenase/arogenate dehydrogenase family protein, which produces MSGFKRVCLVAPDGWSARLAMGMQKRFPQCEIAIVSSEMKYPELQGIATVNTMTDNLFEGLRRADLVLIARHNASQIWNLRETISGCEQGTTICEFGRPVSEALRLIREFNRDDVHYVSIGFTGLLDQYKPASTCVEDLYGQRLVGLTPSSIEDLQPFSLLHEVLRSLGAEVSAYSPQQHDRRLADVAYMPRLAMLPVVRFWCESSDVLDARAALLSTAMLEYLGGMSRREQAEWVEEVTVCKTDVLSALDAYQGYLQMLRQEIETDKLGNSMSQLMRQVGELRTMPEIASAPTAEAVTGKPSVERVLGMLNNVWQTLEQLEQNIGESETTPNLDMVRELLARTRSCLQETKPLAMTAQAPAAEVQAPEPVAEIIKPAPVPMPEPLPAYEPPVSAPVALHEEAVEVLVAEQDEMVYEPTWSPDESYAVEEPVAPAPVEDRKSHGRELWLDCGNNVQVFASAARVLAEARVGIEGVERMTNDGNVTVKILLTDEAQSEWAMSLLTDAGIHIV
- a CDS encoding TonB-dependent receptor; amino-acid sequence: MFLRLLFCLALLATQALAQRPNFSITGTVTDSLTREPLEYATVMLHRAADSTQVTGIASDRHGGFQLDSLRPGDYFARVSFLGYDLKPITGIKLSRERQHVDLGNIALAPTGLVADEVNITGERLSVEYHVEKKVINVAKQNIAPTGTAADILAQAPSVSVDIEGNVKLRGSSNFTVMIDGRPSILEANDALQQIPSGTIDKIEIITNPSARFSAEGTAGIINIIPLNRSAMTSGLINARTTIDERRGLDFTFTRPVGKVGLTVGGNVGIGRDPGESRSETRTTFEGTTATVNTNGSSTGKRDNMGLRAEVDAPLSRRAGLVVGARFGTHNFGRDAALEHTEFSSVDPTALNSTTKSGFDRKMQHMHGFAAFKQRFPQEGRQWSAEVNIGHRGGEEENRTEQFDSADRLINGVIAQEDDPGGRIEVKTDYVHPFSQQRKIETGLSSQYSAAKDDNRSLEFDTTTVSYTSSGQYDTDTDFRRSLHAGYGMYADKLSSIEYQIGLRTEYLSRSIDENNSHQTFAIDRLDLFPSLHTAMSLGGAKQLTGGYTRRVEHSRPWYLEPFLTWDNAYSVRQGNPDLLPEFTDSYEFGYQTELFGQFTSAEAFYRVKHHHVEQLRTVYSENVTLTTPENVGRQFSLGTELRTDVTVRKGWSLNLSGNLYEQRLKGSAAGRSFDESSLTWDAKLNNITALAKSTRIQLDLNLNGPTVTSQGDTEPFVTANAAIRQEFWNRSLNIALQVRDIFASAKRESTSMSPGYYNYEYLKQDAPVVTLSVSYVFNNFKKQNGRNEDGGDDF
- a CDS encoding MFS transporter; amino-acid sequence: MTSPSHSADQNLTLRESARIMFGASRAYWLVNLVNFGDGIAYFGILNLLTLFIHDQLGLTDHYTGIAVSFFTGAVTLFMFFGGFLSDRLGVRKALMVSLLLLLIGRVFLTSSPLFDATGVLLWSSLALMALGTGVLQPTLYAGAKEFSDPRTSAISYSLVYAIMNFGIMIESFMSPYIREHGGIEAVFWTMAAVNGVVLLAILLLFTKKVEDRDRVVEVAPVPAEQVSLGQKIKALPILDARFMAFIFVLLPVRTMFAHQWLTMPHYIMRCFPESVGSRYEWFQALNPLIITIAVPLVAALTRKVNIISMMVVGTVISAASTFILSPAPDVTLLILYILVFSMGEAIWSSRFFEYVAELAPAGRVGAYMGLAGIPWFLAKFTTGFYSGLMLEAFIPEHGAQNSGMLWTVYGLIALASPLGLLLTRKWMAGGHKQAGATA